In Penaeus vannamei isolate JL-2024 chromosome 4, ASM4276789v1, whole genome shotgun sequence, a single window of DNA contains:
- the LOC113819935 gene encoding transmembrane protein 243 translates to MSRPGEGEYEPLADMPLFGEARPRDRTMNIMIIFVTTLLVLITSISAFIPWPSFLDIFFVFCIIIICISHLTLIVWYRQGDLDPKFKKLIYFNTFCIIMLCICANIFFHVK, encoded by the exons ATGTCGAGACCAGGTGAAGGGGAGTATGAACCTCTTGCCGACATGCCCCTGTTTGGTGAAGCAAGGCCAAGG GATAGGacgatgaacataatgataatcttcgtTACAACATTGCTGGTGTTGATCACATCAATAAGTGCCTTCATTCCCTGGCCGAGCTTCCTAGACATTTTCTTCGTGTTCTGcataattatcatttgcatcTCACATCTTACCCTG ATTGTATGGTATAGACAAGGTGACCTGGATCCAAAGTTCAAGAAGCTCATTTATTTCAATACTTTCTGTATTATAATGCTTTGCATATGTGCAAACATATTTTTCCATGTTAAATAA